The DNA sequence AAAACACATTAAAAGTATTCTTGAAGAAACTTATATAAAAATCCCTTGACTGTGACGATATTACATATTCACCGTCCTTTTCTATAAAACCTAGAGATTGTATATCTCCAACAGGCTTGGAAATGCTCTCAAAATATTCTGGAGCTGTAATTCCAAAGCCCCTATCCTGAAGTTTTGTAAAAATATCCTTTGCAATCTTGGATGGATAGGATATACTTTCATCAACCATTATGTCAATAGAAGACGAATAAAACGACCAAACTAGGACACCTACGATAACAAAAATCGCTAAACCCACATATAACCTGAATTTATCAGGTAAAAACTTTAAAAGTATGAACGGCAAGGATATCAACACAGAGATTACAAGGAACACAATTAGAGCGACAAAAGGTATTTTAGCAGGTTTTTCTATATACCCAACACCGACCGTCAGATCACTATCTTTGAAAGTGAAGCCCTTTATCACCTTATCGTATCCCACAAAAAACTCTCTTCTTCTCTCCTCAACTACAAAATTATTCTCTGTTGAGTCCTTCTTAACTCTGAATAGGTTATTTATGGACATTGTTCCGTTTGCTAATGCTTCAGGATCCGAAGATGAAATCAACTTCTCACCATATATAACATCAACAACCCATAAGTTCTTCGTCTCAAGTTCTTCCTCACTTTGTGGAAGACCATACTCCCTTATAATTTCCTCAGTCAATTTTGAAAAGTCATCCATCTTGTTTTGAGATTTTTGTTCTGACTTATCTTTTATCTGTTTTTTACCAGTCTCCTCGTAGGATTTATCGGCAAACAAATCAAACCCTAAGCTTGGAGTTGATTCCTCATCAAGTATTGAAAGCCAGGATTTACCAGTTTGTCTTTCTTCACCAACTCCCGCTCCAAATTTGTCATAGACTAACTTGGAAGTATTTATAAAGATGGATACAGCCATTTCCGTCTTAAAATTTTCAATAGCATTAGTAAGTATTGAAAGGTGGATACCTAGAAGTGTGAATAGGAGTAGAAAACCTGTAAGACCAGCGACAAAAAATCTCTTACCTAAAGAAAAATCATATCTCTTAACAAAGAATTTCATACTTCAATACCTTTGGCATGAATTATCAAAGATGGTTGAGTTGAATTCAACAAATTATGGAGGAGATTCGGAAAGTGTGTTTAATGTGTATGAATACTTGTCTCTGATGAGACCTCTCCGCAGGTGTAGTAAAAACACCAAAAACAAAAAATTTTTATTCCTAAAGCGTTCTCCTGGAGATTGAAATGAAAAATTAGATGACTTTATAATCTAGAAGAATTTTTCTAGGGTATATAGATGATAAGGATAAGAGTTCAAGCGGTTATCTTTAATGATAAAGGAGCATTACTCTTGGTTAAGCATTCCAAGAATAATAAGGAATACTATGTTTTACCTGGAGGTGGGGTGGAGTATGGAGAGAGGTTAGTAGACGCTCTTCTTAGGGAATTGAAAGAAGAACTTGATATTAGTAATGTGTATTCTGTCAAATATGTTGGTATAAGGGATTTTATCCCCCCTGAAGGTGATAGGCATGTTATTGACATTTACTATTATGTAGTTGCAGATTTGAGCGATATAAAATTGTCAGAGAATGATGGAATAATAAAAGGTTTTGATTTCATATCAATTAGAGATTTAGATAAGATATTGGTTTATCCTTCTGCTGACTATCTAAAAGATTTGATAAAAGAAGCAATAGGTGAGTTTTTGAGGGTAGATTAAGGATTCTTGAATACCTATGAAGACTTCTCAGAGGATTGATAGGGAAATAAAAAGTATGTCTCCAGATGAAAGGGAGGAGCTTAGAAGAAAAATGGAAGAGTCTATCAAGGAGATGAAAGTTAGCGATAAACCTAAAGAGACTACTATCAGACAAACTACTTCTAATCAAGTGTATTTGTCGTTTTGGGACAATCTGCTAATATTCATACTATCTTTGCTTGGGTTGTCATCATACGAGAAGTATGTCAGAAACAAAAGGTTGAGGATAATAAAGAGAAAGGTCTCTGGCAATACCCCTAGAATTATGAACCCTTACACAAAGGAACTTTACCCTCAATTTGCTAGGTATCTCTATGAACTTTACGAAACCATATCTTTGGTAAAAGAGGTTCTTGATATGACCATATTTAATCCAAATGTGTGGGACAATTCTTCAGTGTTAGAAATAAAGACCTGCGCTGAATACCTATTTGAGATATTGACGAATTCAAGACCAATAATAGGAATAAGTGATGTAAAATCAATAATATCTGAGTATAAGTCCATCAAGAAAATCTATGATAAGATAGAAACTGAAGTTCAAACCAGTCTAGAAAGTATTGACCCAGTAATGGTAAATAGAGCCAATAGGGTCTACAGTAGGCTGCTTGTGTTTAAAGAGTTGGTTGAGCAGGTTAACTTCAAAAGGATACTTAAGCAGTTTATGGATGAAAAAGGTAGA is a window from the Spirochaetota bacterium genome containing:
- a CDS encoding sugar ABC transporter permease encodes the protein MKFFVKRYDFSLGKRFFVAGLTGFLLLFTLLGIHLSILTNAIENFKTEMAVSIFINTSKLVYDKFGAGVGEERQTGKSWLSILDEESTPSLGFDLFADKSYEETGKKQIKDKSEQKSQNKMDDFSKLTEEIIREYGLPQSEEELETKNLWVVDVIYGEKLISSSDPEALANGTMSINNLFRVKKDSTENNFVVEERRREFFVGYDKVIKGFTFKDSDLTVGVGYIEKPAKIPFVALIVFLVISVLISLPFILLKFLPDKFRLYVGLAIFVIVGVLVWSFYSSSIDIMVDESISYPSKIAKDIFTKLQDRGFGITAPEYFESISKPVGDIQSLGFIEKDGEYVISSQSRDFYISFFKNTFNVFFIVILLIGVGVFYYSAKGGLERWLNALYNYSVIYTFVIFALLLVVVLIGIPFLFTIIMSFTSLSRYLSDLNLARQYVGFLNYNEILNFNHILARVGFEWAQQSIEQSKFFVRNFGSFYDVFVNNFVYTAVSVAIQLVLGITFAVILNDNKVKLRGVYQVLLILPWVIPTYISALLWREALGQYGLFKQFFDTIGLEGFNIYANSNVYFLSICFVSAWYAFPFIMIVALSGLQGISDSVKDAALIDGANWFTRLFSIYLPLIRPTLLPSVLLSSIWTFNNFNIVFLFTGGDDRYDILITRIYDFVSRPDLRVFTFGYAAAYSVLVFLILLIYILAFARVTRLTEKTY
- a CDS encoding NUDIX hydrolase — translated: MIRIRVQAVIFNDKGALLLVKHSKNNKEYYVLPGGGVEYGERLVDALLRELKEELDISNVYSVKYVGIRDFIPPEGDRHVIDIYYYVVADLSDIKLSENDGIIKGFDFISIRDLDKILVYPSADYLKDLIKEAIGEFLRVD